The genomic stretch TCCACATCTTGATTCCAAGCCTGGCGAATCACCTCCAAGAGTTCTGGTTTAGTCGTCCAGATATTCAAGAATCGGAAGGGCCTTGGTATATTATCCGATCGAGCTGCAAACGAAATCTTCAGCGGAGCATGATCTGAGGGATGTCTTGCCAGGTGAAGCATAGAAATGGAGTCTGAGAGATCCAAGCAATCTCTATTAATTAAAAACCTATCCAACCTCTTCGAAATCCGGGCTCTACCTCTCCGATTGTTCGATCACGTGAAGCTAGGTCCTGAAAAACCTACATCAAAAACCCCATCCTCTTCCATGAAAGACATAAAATCCGCCCCCTCCGCTATAGCAAATGGACGACCCCCCATTTTTTTCATGAGGTGCCAATATAACATTAAAGTCACCCCCAATACACCAAGGAATAGAATTCGCCTTATCATTTAATAAGTTGAACCATAATTCTCTGTGCTCCTCCACTGAACACTTTGCACAGACAAAAGACATGATAATTAGACTAGGGAGCAAAGGATTTTGGACATCTATAGAATTATGCTGGTCTGAACTCCCAATGATGGAACACATAAAAGGACTACTATAGAATACGCAAATATCTCCGGAACAGTTAACAAaaacataatcaaataataatCGTAAACGGATGGACTCAATTTTAGACACGTCTAGCTTTGGTTCACAAATGACAACAAATTAAGAATGATGAATTTGTACTAGTTTAATCAATCTTCTAAGATTAGGGGTTTCAGCTACCCCTCTAATATTCTAAAATATGCCATTAATCGTAGGAAAGAACCTGGAATGAGTTTTGGGATGATGTCGATGACCGTAATTGTCTGTTGGATGGGAAATAAGCCCGCACACCCTTGCCCCGCGCTTGTCGACAATCCTGCTCAATGGCTACTGATTGGTCAATGTTCAAAGCGTGTGTGGATGTTTCCATTGAATTCTCACATGGTACAACCAGTCTTGGGGATAAATTTCTTGCTATAATTGGCAAGATAATTTCATCACCCGCATTTGCTTTGGAATCCACCTCCTGAACCCCACGCAAATCGACATAGAGATTGTCCAGATCGGTGTTGTCTGCCTCTTGAAGATGTTCAGCGCCCAAAATGTGCTCCACAATAGGCTGAGGTCCCGGCTGAAGTCCCTTGTCTTCCTGGCCATGATGAGTGTCGGCATTATTATTTTGCATGGTGGTGGTGTCGGCTATTTGTTTTTTATCTTCTCCCAAAGTTTGCACCGTCAGAATCTGGGTCCCCTTTGAATCATGTCCATGGTCATTATGCATTTGGGCTCCAATTACCCCTTGTTCCCCATGCAATGCTCCGTGCATGTCATCACCATTACCAACCTGTTGATGTACAGCATCACCCATGGCTTCTGTTACTTGTTGAACCTCAACATCGCGATCTTCTTCATGAACAACGCCGTTGATTTCAGCAGCTTGTAAAGCTGTTGTTTCTCCTTTGTCGGCTATCTGATCAAGCTCAGCAAATTTGTCCAATATACATGTCGTTCCTTCATCCTCCATCACAGCAGCTGGTCTTGTATCCTCAATATTAACCACAGACTTCGTGGTTGCATTTCCATTAGTTTGTGGTTTGCGCATAGGTGCAAAAACTGTCATATGATCatttttgtttccaaatttGATCCGTTCTGCAGATGCATGGGTTGCTTATTCTGGTTCCGATATCCAACCTCTGTGATGATCTTATTACATTCCTCTGGAGAATGACCCAATCGCCAACAAGAGGAACAATATGGTGGAATGTTTTCTAGTACAATTCTTTGCCAGAAACCTGATTCCCCTTCTACAGCCACCCAGAATCTCGGCACCACAATTTTTGCTACATCAATCTCCACACACACCCTGACTACACTAGGACGTGTCCCAGTAGCCGTTGCCGAATCTAGGAATAAATGTCTTCCTACTGGAGACAATATGGAAAACAAAGAGTGTTTATCAAAATAATGAATAGGCAAGGTTGGAAGATTTACCCATACCGGTACCAGAGATGACTCTCTATGTACATGAAACTCCCTGGTCCATCGAAATACACGCATCGGATATTTGCCCAATTTCCAATTACCTCTCATCCAAATCCTGTTAAAGTCTACTCCCGCGGAGCACTTAATCAGAACATGTCTATAGTCCATCAATCTAATAGAAACATGGTCTTTCAAATTTAACAAAGCAAAGAACTTTCGAATCTCCTCCAAAGAAAGTCGTCcatgagaaaattttccaaccaaaGTCCATCTAAATGGCGCCGCAAGTCTATCTGCATCTGCTCTGGAGAAGATGACCACAGCTTCCCCCTTATACACAGAggtgataggttgcaattttatcagttattttgttattaatttttcctattacctgacccgatatgaattaattgttagattctactcacttttagtattctGCACTTATATCAGGGAGTGAAACGAAAATATGAAAACATGTGCCAATTTGACAAAAAAGGAGTTCAAATGATAGAGCTTGTCCCAGGggcatttttgaaaaagaaaacattaTGCCCATTTTGGTAATTGCTGCAAAGGAGGGATGGCAGGAGGCTTgagtcctttcttctcttggagAGCCGTCGCACAGTAGCAAAAAAGAGACTACTAGATACGAGATAGAGAGTGCAGAGGAAAAAGACGACTTTTAGCTTGGCTTTTGATTTGTCCTTTCAAGCTTTTGATTAGGACCTCTCCTGCGCATGTCAAGAGCAATTAGGAGTTGctttctttgacttttccttcCTTGCCTTTTAGCATTCTAGCTTATCTCGGATGTTAGGAAAAAGTGGAAGTATTGAATTCTTCTCTGTAGCTTCATCATCCTTCATTGCGCAGACGAATTgcatttttccaatttttgtgACAATGGTCGCGACTCTTGCTTCAATTTCCTATGGATTTTGTtcatcaaatatgaactaatttcctCACTCTCGTCAAGAAACAACAGATGCTTTGGGTCGCCTGAAAATTGTGagattgatttaatttaatctttttctttaatttattggtatttgcatattccttgattgctatgcttatggttatttaattaattgattgtcttggatccggataattagttaatttggtaatctattgtcaactAGGGCatttaaatccgtaattatttaattgccttgaattagtgacaactggtatgattagatttgtgtcagggggatacgcgggtTAATCTGAAATAACTCTGATAGTacgttatttgattagaatagggctcctctaatacgtaaagcaattggagaattaaatcttatgggcgtacttagaattatttctcaattagagtagtgattaacgagcgtaccttgatcaccgacacagtaaggaggggttgatcgtcatcacttgtttggcaattataacctatttattaataaataattgaaattgcttgtgtatcgatgatcaattaggtgaaccattgctgaagttatttcttggctagacctttaattattattactttgattttagtgaattgtcatttaatttctgGTTGGCTATGTTATCCTTAGttgaattgttttaattgttaccctttataaaaaaaatatcccCTGTGTTACTTTGGATTTCAAAAAAGATAAATATCCCCAGTTCCTGAGAATACGACCCTATTTGCCCTAtctataaattaatatttatttGTGACAAAAAAAGTCAtcccattcgggtatatcggatcaagcaaactcttcgggaatagggtgaatcaagtaacccattgcacatctAGAGTCCCTGTTCCAGTACTTGGAATCGGGTTTTGACTATTTTAACTGGCaattaggtttatttttattattgcacaggctttgacaccctgtcaatttttggcgccgttgccagGGACTGATGTTactatttgtttctttttgagttcaattttgctctaattttctggtattcTTCTAGTGCATGCCTTGTTCTTCCCGTACAGGTAAATTAATTTTTGACCCTGAGGTAGAGAAGACTGCGCGCAGGGCAAGAAAGGAAATCAGACAGTTCAGAGAGGAGTAGTCCAGTGTTGCATCTCAAGGACTTGATCCAGAGGTTGAGTCAATTCATTTGCGTGGTGATAACTCAAGTGATTCAGACCAGGAGTAAGTCACCATGGCGAATGCacaaacactaagggagttggctgctcccaATTTAAATCAGCAATCTCTATGTATTACTTTCCCAAGTTTAAATGATAACACTCcatttgaattaaaatctggtctaattcatctTTTACCATCAtttcatggtttaccaggtgagGAGCTGTATAAACACCTGCAAGAATTTGATATAGTTTGCAACAGCATGAAGCCCTCAGGTATTacagaagagcagataaaaatgagggcattcccCTTCTCCTTGAAGAACTCTGCAAAAGACTAGTTGTACTACCTGCCACCAGGTAGTATTACCACGTGGGACcagttgaagaaaaaatttttggacaaataTTTTCCGACGTGTCGAGCTGCAAGTCTAAGGAAGGAAATCTGTGGTATCAAGCAACACCCAGGCGAGTCCCTCTATAAGTATTGGGAGAGATTCAAGAAGCTATGCATCAAGTGCTCCCAACTCCAGATAAGTGAGCAGTTGCTCATTCAATACTTCTATGAGGGCCTACTCTTCAGGGACAGGAGTATaatcgatgctgcaagtggaggggcgtTAGTAAACAAGATTCCTCGGGCAGCATAGGAGCTAATTGAAGGAATGGCAGAGAATTCGCAGCAGTTTGGTACGAATGAGGATGTCCTAGTGCATAGGGTGAATGAGGTAGAAACATCCTCCATCTAGCAGCAAATTTCTGAATTGACATCATTCGTGCGACAATTAGCTGTAGGAAGTGCCTCACAAGCCAAAGTGTATGGGGTATGTGCTGCCGTGGGTCATTCTACGGAGGTGTGTCCACCGGTTCAGGAAGAAACTGCAGAGCAAGTGAGCATGGTTGGtcacgcgcccgcgccaagaaagGCCTATGGCCCGTATTCGAACACATACAACCCGGGCTGAAGAGATCACCCTAACTTCAgctatggaggaaataggcaaCCCAATTTTGCACCACATAGGCAGCAAGGGCATCAACAGCAGTATCAGCTGCGCCTCCCACCACCCCCTCTTCAAACTCAAGTCCGTCTTTGAAAGAAATGATGAAGTAATTACTTGCTAATCAGCAAAAGACGGACTCTGATATGCTAAGCATGAGGAATCAAATGGGACAAATACAAGCCCTGCAGAGTCAGGTGAGTCAAATGACGATAGCAATTAACCGCTTAGAATCCCAAATTCAAGGGAAGttgccatctcaacctgagTTGAATCCGAGGAATATGAGTGCAATGACTttgaggagtggcaaggaaaTTCAAAGACCCGAGCCGATGATTCCTAAGGACAAGGATgaggaaaagatcgaaaatgagCTTGAGAAAGAGGACAACAATGGCACAGATCCAAAGGTACTCCCGGACCCAATCATTACAGTTAAGACTAACCCGCCGccttttcctagcaggttggaaAAACCGAAAAAGCAGGATAAGAAGAAGGAGATCTTGGGGGTGTTCCGCAAGGTAGAGATTAATATTCCCCTATTAGATGCAACTAAACAGGTGCCGAAATACGCAAAGTTTCTGAGAGACCTGTACGTCAATCGAATGCGGCTAAGAAAGAATCATTGTTGGGGAAAATGTGTCGGCGGTCCTACAGAGAAAACTTCCACCAAAGTGCggggacccaggtatgttcactATCCCCTGTAGGATAGGAAATATTTTGATTAGGAAGGCCATATTGGACTTAGGGGCATCTATTAATGTAATGCCAAAATCTATCTATGCTTCCCTAAACCTAGGTCCATTGAAAAAAATTGGGATAATTATCCAATTAGCTGACCGAACTAATGCATATCCTGATGGGTTGGTTGAAGATGTGTTGGTTAAAATTAATGATTTAGTATTCTCAACTGActtttatgtacttgacatggatgatgatcaCTCCCCTGATCCCTCACCCTTGCTATTATGTAGACCCTTTTTGAGCACAGTACAGACAAAAATTGACGTTAACAAGGGTATCTTgtccatgaaatttgatggagaaattgTGCATTTTAATATCTTTGATACTATGAAATACCCCTCAAACTCCAACTTTAACTCTGTTTTCTTTGTGAGTGCTATTGACCCTGCGGTGCAGGAAGTGTTTGAAACTGTTGGCAGGGATGAGTTGGAGGTTGCTTTAACCAAGCACCTCGAGCTGGAGATAACTCCTGAGGTGGAGTGGAGTGAAGATTTGAAATGCACAATAGGGGCATTACACTCATTGCCAACCTCAACAAAAAGGTACGAAATTTCACCTATTTTTATTCCCGAAACTCACCAAAGGGTATTACCATCTGTGGTACAAGCACCTGTGTTGGAGTTGAAACCCCTGCCAAAGCACCTGAAATATGCATATTTGGGCGACAACGAGACACTTCCAGTGATTATCTCGGCTGCACTCTCGAAAACTCAGGAGGAGAAGTTGATCCGAGTTCTTAGAGATCATAAAGAGGCGATAGGTTGGACCATCGTAGACATCAAGGGGGTCAGCCCCTCCATCTGTATGCATCGGATTAGCCTTGAAGAGGATGCCAAACCCGTACGGCAAGCTCAAACGAGGCTCAACCCCCTCATGATGGAAgtagtgaaaaaagaaattttgaagtTGCTTGACATGGGGATCATTTTCGCGATATCGGATAGCCCATAGGTGAGCCTGGTCCAGGTAGTTCCAAAGAAGGTAGGAGTGACAGTGGAGGCTAACCAAACAGATGAACTCGTGCCAGTGCGCAAATCCACTGGATGGAGGTAGTGTATTGACTACCGTAGGCTGAACGCCATCACAAAAAAAGACCATTTTCATCTCCCTTTCATTGACCAAATAGTTGAACGTTTAGCTTGTAgagtttattattattttttggatgaattttcaGGATATTTTCAGATAGCAATTGCACCAGAAGATCGGGAGAAGACGACTTTCACGTGCCCGTTCGGGACCTTTGCTTATAGACGGATGCCCTTCGGGTTGTGTAATGCGCCTGCAACTTTTCAGAGATATATGGTAAGCATCTTTtcagaaaatgtgaaaaaaattattgaggttttcATGGACGATTTTAGTGTATATGGCGATAGTTTTGATACATGTCTGgataacctgaaattgatcttGTTAAGGTGTCTTGAGACTAATCTCGTgcttaattgagaaaaatatcattttatggttgaacaCGGGATAGTCCTCGGTCATGTTGTGTTTTCTAAAGGTATCGAGGTTGACCGGGCTAAAATAGATATTATATctgctttaccttaccccgcgagTGTGCGGGAGGTGCACTTTTTTCTTGAACATGCATGTTTTTATCGAAGattcatcaaggatttttcaaaaattagagCCCCGTTATTccaatttttacaaaaaaatgtgGCCTTCGAATTCGATGACAAGTATGAGAGAGCTTTCGACAAGTTGAAGGAGCTATTGATCTCGCCACCGATCATTTAACCCCCTGACTGGAGTTTGCCATTTGAGATCATGTGCGATACCAGTAATCATGCTGTAGGGGCTGTATTTGGGCAAAGAGTAGGAAAGGCAGCTCACATCATTTACTATGCATCCCGAGCTTTGAATGTGGTCCAGTTGAATTACTCCACTACTAAGAAGGAGTTTCTTGCAGtaatttttgctttagaaaaattcagATCATATTTGTTAGGTGCTAAAGTTATTgtattttctgatcatgcaACGTTAAGGTACCTAATGACCAAGAAAGATACAAAACTGAGGCTCATAAGATGGATATTGCTCATACAGGAATTTGACCTGGAGATAAGGGATAAGAGAGACTCAGAAAATCTAATAGCCGACCATTTGAGTCGTATACCCATTGGAGAGGAGAATGAGCCATTGAAGGAAGCATTTCCTGAAGAACATTTATTTTCTCTAAATTCTCAATTGACGTGGTATGCCGATTTAGTCAATTATCTAGTAACAGGTAATTTCCCTGCAGGTTGGCCGAAATCGAAGAGGGACAAATTGAAGAGCGACGCCAAGTATTTCATCTGGGATGACCCGTACTTGTGAAAGAGATGTGCTGACCAGGTGATGAGATGATGTGTAAGTGAAGCTGAATTCCAGTCAATTTTGagtttttgtcatacttttgccTATAGAGGTATTAGAAAGTGGGTTTTACTGGCTTTCTTTGTTTAAAGATGCATATATGTTTTCTAAATCGTGTGATCGCTGTCAAAGGGTAGGTAATATAGCCCATAGAGATCATATGCCCCAAGTCCCATTAatttttattgaaatttttgatgtgtGGGGTATCGATTTCATGGGGCCTTTTCCTACCTCATTTGgttttgtgtatattttatTGGCAGTCGATTACGTGTCTAAATGGGTGGAGGTTAAGGCCACCCGGACTAATGATTCAAAAGTGGTTGTAGATTTTATCaggtctaatatttttgtgcgTTTTGGGATGCCAATGGCTATTGTTAGTGACAGGGGGACGCATTTTTGCAACAAAACCATAGTTGCGCTGTTTCGCATGTACGGTATACTTCACTGGGTCTCGACGTCGTACCACCCGCAGACAAATGGTCAAGGGGAGGTATCGAATCGAAAAATTAAGtccattttggagaaaatggtgcTATTCGATAGGAAGGACTGGAATCAAAGGTTGGAAGATGCTCTCTGGGCCTATCGGACGGCGTACAAGACTCCTATCGGCATGTCACCTTACAGGTTGATATTTGGGAAGCCGTGTCACCTTCTATTGGAGTTCGAGCACAAGGCTTTTTGGGCAATAAAACAGTGTAACATGAATCTAGAAGATGCCAGTGCTCAACGAAAGTTGGATTTGCAAGAATTGGAGGAAATTCGGAACGAGACATACGAGAATGCACTAATCTACAAGGAAAGGAGTCGGGCATTTCATGACCAACAAATCTCTAGAAAAACCTTCGAAGTTGGTCAGAAGGTTCTCCTATACCAATCCAGGCTTTAGCTCTTCCCAGGTAAGctacgttctcgttggattaGATCTTTTATTGTTACTCACGTCTTTCCATACGGTGCAGTTGAAATCCAGAGTGCTAAGACCGACAACAGatttgtggtgaatggacaCCATCTCAAACATTATTACGAAGGTTTTTCAGGTGGAGAGGTGGAAACGATAAGTCTAGATGCACCGCCATGTCCAAATTAATAAGCACTCCTTAACCTTGTCTAActaaagacattaaagaaatgcgctcattgggaggcaacccaatttctttTGGTTGTTTGTTCGATTTTAttttgatagtttaaatatgttttttcctgaatttgactgatttttggtttcaattttcatttttgatggTGCGTAGGTATCTTTCTGGCATGACGCGACCGCGTCATGTCGTATGGAAAGCTCTCGGTCAGAAGGGTTCTTGACCTTTTGACGTGCCGCATCATGTCGTAGATAAAGCTTATGGTCAGAAGGGTTCTTGCCCTCCTGACGTGCCCGCCTCTCGTTCACGGGAAAGgtaagcattcaaaaaaaaaaaactcaaaactGTTATTGATTTCATGTTAGTCTCTAATTTTGAGTTTCGAAGATGagttttgtaataataataatattttaaaaaaatatttttaatgaaaaaaaatgaaaaaaaattattttcttttaaccGTAGCTAGGTTtctaaaatttaaacaaaaaaaaaagaaatccaatttctttttcttttcctctttttctttcttttctttctttctttctttctttctttctttcttcttcttctttcttatttctttcttctcccctgCTTTCCTCTGTGTCGCCCGAAGCCTCAAGCACGCCGCCACTTCCACCTTGCTCGCTCCAACGCCGCACTCCAAATCGCGCCTCTTCCCAGCAGCCAGCGCCGCCTCCTCTCAACCCAGCCTCTGCCTCTCTCAGTCCGCGCACCACCACCACCGCGCGCCGCTGCTGAAACTCGCGAGCCGCCAGCGATGACCTGCAGCTCAGGCCGTGGGCCCTGAGCTCTCTCATCCCCTCCCACTTCGCACTACGCCGCCAGCTCACCCGCGACCCAAGCGCACGCCGCCACTACACGACTCTCTTTCATCCTCCGCCCGCGGAGACGCCGCAGCCCGCATCTACGAGGAGCAGCCGCCGCCGCTGCTCGACGCCACTGCCGCGCGTGGAGTCCCACTGCCTCCACTAGCAGCAGCGCGCCGTCCTTTTCGGTGCCACCCTACCCACGCAGCCGCATGCCTGGGACTGCAACCCAGCTCAGTGCAGCACCATCTTCCTCCGCTCGCCCAACCCCGCACAAATGCAGCCACTACGGGCCGCCTTTGCCGCCAccatctctctctctatcaGAGCGATTATTTGGCCACTTTCAACGATAGAGGTACCCGAAATTCGATTCCAAATTTTTGGGTATCGTTGGTGTTGCTTGGGTGTGGCAGTTGTGAGGTGTTGATATTATTTGCTATTGTTTGGTGTTACTTGTGCGATTAACTGGCCAACTGGAGCCATTTGTTGGAGTTTTGGGTAGGCTAGAATTTTGCAATTATCTCTGTTGATAATTGGATAGCTCCTTTACCTGTGTTTTGATTGTTGTGGTTTTGGGTTGAGTTATTTCTGCAACTGCCGGTGAATTGGGAGACCTGGggttggttgtatttcatcgaATTGCTGGGGACATTCTGGCCGTGGGTTCCATTACCAAGTTAGTTGGGCACTATCAGCGATTTTGGTCGATTCCTTTGTGCAATTAGTTGCCTTACTATATTGGGTCACTTATTGACTTCTTTGAACTTGGATACTTGCTA from Coffea eugenioides isolate CCC68of chromosome 8, Ceug_1.0, whole genome shotgun sequence encodes the following:
- the LOC113780689 gene encoding uncharacterized protein LOC113780689, whose protein sequence is MGGRPFAIAEGADFMSFMEEDGVFDVDSISMLHLARHPSDHAPLKISFAARSDNIPRPFRFLNIWTTKPELLEVIRQAWNQDVDGSPLYAVQRAEEAVDHDVSEECQVELSKAQAKLRHALSIEGQFWSQKARLKWLRQGDRNSKYFHAAIR